One window of the Solanum stenotomum isolate F172 chromosome 11, ASM1918654v1, whole genome shotgun sequence genome contains the following:
- the LOC125845835 gene encoding uncharacterized protein LOC125845835, which translates to MSTTYRQDAGKNNYMVSQILAGSNWSIVSGMQGFWSQIFLLPKQILHGVETICKRFLWNGEVNNKGKALIAWDTLCWPKTAGGKEPWEVNVKQASWIVRKILQAGHWQEERGMQVAEIMKTEGFSIKDRYKSLKRRVH; encoded by the exons ATGTCAACCACTTATAGACAGGATGCTGGGAAGAATAACTACATGGTCAGTCAAATTCTGGCAGGCTCCAACTGGTCAATAGTGTCTGGAATGCAAGGATTCTGGTCCCAAATATTCTTATTGCCTAAGCAAATACTTCACGGAGTAGAGACCATATGCAAAAGATTTCTATGGAATGGGGAGGTGAATAATAAAGGGAAGGCACTCATAGCATGGGATACACTTTGTTGGCCCAAAACTGCAGGAG GTAAGGAGCCATGGGAGGTGAATGTTAAACAAGCTTCATGGATAGTTAGGAAGATTCTTCAGGCAGGGCACTGGCAGGAAGAAAGGGGAATGCAAGTGGCTGAGATCATGAAGACAGAGGGTTTTAGCATCAAGGATAGGTACAAAAGTTTGAAAAGGAGAGTACATTGA